In Musa acuminata AAA Group cultivar baxijiao chromosome BXJ2-10, Cavendish_Baxijiao_AAA, whole genome shotgun sequence, a genomic segment contains:
- the LOC103999766 gene encoding exocyst complex component EXO70A1 produces the protein MDGSGGGAAAEGDLEAAEKLIMRWDSTASSAADERMIFDGADRSDAERYLRAVDELRRSIKDPVIVGSPRRSSSSSSHSSSENAIQIAMARLEDEFRNLLLTRANEVEVDALVDLSSLSLNSSASMDGYGDLSDAEGGGGGDGGGEGEAFSSDSVGASSSIRRSSIRSTRSIREIDLLPADAVDDLRSIAERMIAAGYGRECVQVYAGARKAAVDVCFRNLGVEKLSIGEVQRLEWDALEAKIRRWIRAARVCVRIIFASERRLCEHIFEGLGIADDAPFIETVKGASIQLFGFAEAISIGRRSPEKLFKILDLHDTISDLLPDIAVVFLSKSAESIYTQATEILSRLAEAVRGILSEFENAVFRDPPKTPVPGGTIHPLTRYVMNYISLISDYKPTLIELIVTRPSASSRFSGDDLAAAGAAVPELDFPVSENQTPLAAHLIWIIVVLEHNLENKANLYKDNALSHLFLMNNVHYIVHKVKDSPELREMIGDDYLRKLTGKFRLSATSYQRATWMRILHCLRDEGIHVSGSFSSGVSKSTLRERFKAFNAAFDEAHKTQATWYVPDTQLREELRISISEKLLPAYRSFLGRFRLHIENGRHPEMYIKYSVEDLEISLSDFFEGCAPSLHNRRRSH, from the coding sequence ATGGACGGATCTGGAGGAGGAGCGGCGGCGGAGGGGGACCTGGAGGCGGCGGAGAAGCTGATCATGCGGTGGGACTCGACCGCGTCTTCCGCCGCGGACGAGCGGATGATTTTCGACGGCGCGGACCGTTCCGACGCCGAGAGGTACCTCCGCGCCGTCGATGAGCTCCGACGCTCCATCAAGGACCCGGTCATCGTCGGAAGCCCCCGGAGatcgtcctcctcctcgtcgcaCTCCTCCTCGGAGAACGCGATCCAAATCGCCATGGCGCGGCTGGAGGACGAGTTCCGCAACCTGCTGCTAACCCGGGCCAACGAGGTCGAGGTCGACGCGCTCGTCGATCTGAGCTCGCTCTCGTTGAATAGCTCGGCTTCCATGGACGGGTACGGCGATCTGTCTGACGccgagggcggcggcggcggagacggtggtggagagggagaggcctTTTCGTCAGATTCGGTGGGGGCGAGCAGCAGCATACGGCGGAGCAGCATACGGTCGACGAGGAGCATCCGGGAGATCGATCTGCTGCCGGCTGACGCGGTCGATGACCTCCGGAGCATCGCGGAGCGGATGATCGCCGCCGGGTACGGCCGGGAGTGCGTCCAGGTGTACGCCGGCGCCCGGAAGGCGGCGGTGGACGTGTGCTTCCGGAATCTCGGCGTGGAGAAGCTCAGCATCGGTGAGGTCCAGCGTCTCGAGTGGGACGCCCTTGAGGCCAAGATACGGCGCTGGATTCGCGCTGCCCGGGTCTGTGTCCGGATCATCTTCGCCAGCGAACGCCGCCTCTGCGAGCACATCTTTGAGGGCCTTGGCATCGCCGATGACGCCCCTTTCATTGAGACTGTCAAGGGCGCGTCCATCCAGCTCTTTGGATTCGCCGAGGCCATCAGCATCGGTCGCCGGTCACCGGAGAAGCTCTTCAAGATCCTCGACCTCCACGACACCATCTCTGACCTCCTCCCGGACATCGCCGTCGTGTTCCTATCCAAGTCTGCCGAGTCCATCTACACCCAGGCCACTGAGATCCTCTCCCGGCTCGCGGAGGCCGTCCGTGGCATCCTCTCCGAGTTTGAGAACGCAGTATTTCGAGATCCACCCAAGACACCGGTGCCTGGCGGCACAATCCATCCCCTTACTCGCTACGTGATGAACTACATCAGCCTCATCTCAGATTACAAGCCGACGCTCATCGAGCTCATAGTTACAAGGCCATCTGCGAGCTCCCGGTTCTCTGGTGATGATCTCGCAGCTGCTGGTGCTGCGGTGCCAGAGCTTGATTTCCCGGTGTCCGAGAACCAGACTCCCCTCGCCGCCCACCTGATCTGGATCATAGTTGTTCTTGAGCACAATCTCGAGAACAAGGCGAACCTTTACAAGGATAATGCCCTCTCCCACCTATTCTTAATGAACAACGTCCACTATATCGTCCACAAGGTGAAGGACTCACCTGAGCTCCGGGAAATGATTGGTGATGACTACTTAAGAAAGCTCACCGGGAAATTCCGGCTGTCTGCGACGAGCTACCAGAGGGCCACGTGGATGAGAATCCTTCACTGCTTGAGAGATGAGGGGATTCATGTTAGTGGAAGCTTCTCATCAGGCGTCTCTAAGTCCACTTTGCGGGAGAGGTTCAAAGCTTTCAATGCTGCTTTCGATGAGGCTCATAAAACCCAAGCGACTTGGTATGTGCCAGACACCCAGCTGAGAGAGGAGTTGAGGATTTCAATCTCGGAGAAGTTGTTGCCAGCGTACCGGTCTTTTCTTGGCCGGTTCCGGCTACATATAGAGAATGGGAGACACCCCGAGATGTACATTAAGTACTCGGTTGAGGACCTTGAGATTTCTCTGTCTGATTTTTTCGAAGGGTGTGCTCCTTCTCTACACAACAGAAGAAGGTCTCATTAA